DNA from Candidatus Nanoarchaeia archaeon:
TATAGGGGGTTTTGTTGAGTATTTCTTGATTGCCATGATAACTGAATAAAGTTTGGTTGTTTATATAACACTATACCTTATATTTTCTTCGCCACCCTCCACAAGACCTCAAAATAATGCTGATAGCTTTTGGCTGTTTCTCTGCTTCTGATCACAATTCCCAAAGGAGCAGCGCCCCAGACAAGAATGGCAACACAATCATCATACACGATCGTTGGAGAGGGATTGTCAAAAACAGCAGGCAAGATCCGGATATCCATGAATTTCTCGTCGAAAAATTCGCTTATCTTCGATTGATGCTTTTCATTCCATAAGACTTTTATTGGAATCTTCTGCTTTATCCTCCTTCTTTTCCAGTTTTCGTAATAGACCGGCAACGTTTCCTTGAATCTCCCTCCGCTCCCTAAGACAAGAATTTCCTTTTTTTGCTTTAATGTGTCGTCAAGTATCGACTTAATTCCTTTAGGCCCTTTGTAGATTGCCGCTTCCTGCCGGTCTTTCGCTAAAATCCTCTTTTCGTTTAATTTTGGCAGAATTGCCTTGAGTTCTGTTGTAAGTGTTTTAATATTGGACTCTCTCTCCTTCAAAATATCCAGAAGTTTCTC
Protein-coding regions in this window:
- a CDS encoding helix-turn-helix domain-containing protein, with translation MKPESDILRQFGLTEKEIEAYLLLLELGPATSGELMKKLGYYSKTIYELLEKLMGKGLVSYVIQSNRKHFEAAQPEKLLDILKERESNIKTLTTELKAILPKLNEKRILAKDRQEAAIYKGPKGIKSILDDTLKQKKEILVLGSGGRFKETLPVYYENWKRRRIKQKIPIKVLWNEKHQSKISEFFDEKFMDIRILPAVFDNPSPTIVYDDCVAILVWGAAPLGIVIRSRETAKSYQHYFEVLWRVAKKI